From the Erythrolamprus reginae isolate rEryReg1 chromosome Z, rEryReg1.hap1, whole genome shotgun sequence genome, one window contains:
- the GIGYF1 gene encoding GRB10-interacting GYF protein 1 isoform X13, which translates to MGKRICLPDGGPRSAGWREHGDGRRRKFDFDFREREEEPPRGGRRHRQSSDSFEEDKDGLPEWCLEDEEEEMGTFDSSGAFMSLKKSPKELGLEEQELSFQPLPEEQEEEEQEEEPPPQEAQEGNARTSPSPMERAERDPRSLQAPAHHVLCLTELRPPPPSDRPGPEEKKLPAPPGTPWHPSPPFIPLAATTTTTTNAASNCENVGLGNTSKVEKVVLVSTGNSDAEAADGDPGPLGCPAQPNPAAAPPLPMAAPPAAPAEFTVGDNEDEDGMKHLQQEAEKMVASLQDSSLEEEHFGPAIPDHRNTAAALPLSHEAAMKWFYKDPQGEIQGPFATQEMAEWFQAGYFAMSLLVKRGCDEGFQPLGEVIKMWGRVPFAPGPSPPPLLLSKASPSISKRSRNSRAAPTLSILGASGSISGPHRSSVPALSIQGNMDQERLKKQQELAAAAIYQQLQQQQLLQLVNSRQYAQCSLQQKGSSGDLAQQQQLNTFLQQLQALKPRSGEQQGLIPSMNRSISVPDTGSLWDTHTSASPQAGGEASLWDIPINSSTQGPILEQLQLQHKLQERRGAEFRAKRDEDERKRREEEELYRRKQLPSSSSWGQQSVNASSGQSSFSLADLQKLGDARACRELREECRHQEIVQKLLQQQQQQQSTQPLWGGLAKQSPSLKALLELQQENERHLQKPAQTRAQQRAHGGHGLSSLSSQWASDVGSLWGGHEKASPLGLWEESVKGPGPLGRNLGLRNSRSSPSLGDAYSVSSRQSRKKTDEEEKLLKLLQGIHKPPQDGFTQWCEQMLHALTTSSSLDVPTVVAFLKEMESPYDVHDCIRSCLGDTLEAKEFAKQFLERRAKQRANQQRQLQQQEASWLSSSSLQSLFQANHSPKPPSFENSQAVKIKRRPVMLHADPSILGYALHGAPSELETVEDY; encoded by the exons atggggaaaagaatctgcttaccag ATGGAGGGCCGCGTTCGGCCGGGTGGCGGGAACATGGGGATGGGCGTCGCCGGAAGTTTGACTTCGACTTCCGGGAACGCGAGGAGGAGCCGCCACGGGGCGGACGACGCCACCGGCAAAGCAGCGACAGCTTTGAGGAGGACAAGGACGGGCTGCCCGAGTGGTGCTTggaggacgaggaagaggagatggGCACGTTCGACTCTTCGGGCGCCTTCATGTCCCTCAAG AAGAGCCCCAAGGAGCTGGGCCTGGAGGAGCAGGAGCTGAGTTTCCAGCCGCTGCCCgaggagcaagaggaggaggagcaggaggaggagccgCCGCCCCAGGAAGCCCAGGAGGGCAACGCCAGGACCAGCCCCAGCCCCATGGAGAGGGCAGAGAGAG accctcgcAGCCTCCAGGCGCCGGCACATCATGTTCTCTGCTTGACTGAACTGAGGCCTCCTCCCCCTTCAGATCGTCCAGGCCCTGAGGAGAAGAAACTCCCTGCTCCCCCGGGAACCCCCTGGCACCCAAGCCCTCCCTTCATTCCTCTcgctgccaccaccaccaccaccaccaacgcCGCCAGCAACTGTGAAAACGTGGGGCTGGGAAACACTTCCAAAGTGGAGAAGGTGGTGCTGGTGTCAACGGGCAACTCGGACGCGGAGGCAGCAGATG GGGACCCAGGCCCCCTCGGCTGCCCAGCTCAGCCCAACCCGGCggctgcccctcccctccccatggcGGCCCCGCCTGCTGCTCCTGCCGAATTCACAGTGGGTGACAACGAGGACGAGGACGGGATGAAGCACCTGCAGCAG GAAGCAGAGAAGATGGTGGCCTCCCTGCAAGACAGCTCGCTGGAGGAGGAGCACTTCGGCCCGGCCATCCCTGACCACCGCAACACGGCGGCCGCCTTGCCCCTCTCCCATGAAGCAGCCATGAAGTGGTTCTACAAGGACCCCCAGGGGGAAATCCAAG GACCCTTCGCTACCCAAGAGATGGCCGAGTGGTTCCAGGCAGGCTACTTTGCCATGTCACTCTTGGTGAAGCGGGGCTGCGACGAGGGCTTCCAGCCCCTGGGAGAAGTGATCAAGATGTGGGGTAGAGTGCCTTTTGCACCCGGTCCATCGCCCCCGCCATTGCTG TTGAGCAAAGCttcgccttcaatctcgaaacggtCCAGAAATTCTCGGGCGGCACCGACTCTGTCGATTCTGGGCGCTTCAGGAAGCATCTCGGGCCCCCACCGCAGCAGCGTtcctgcccttagcattcag GGAAACATGGACCAGGAGCGCCTGAAGAAGCAACAGGAACTGGCAGCTGCAGCCATCTACCAACAGCTCCAGCAACAGCAGCTGCTTCAGCTCGTCAACAG CCGGCAATACGCCCAGTGTTCCCTGCAGCAGAAGGGGTCGTCGGGGGACCtggcccagcagcagcagctgaacACCTTCCTCCAGCAGCTGCAGGCTCTCAAGCCCAG ATCTGGGGAGCAGCAGGGCCTGATCCCCTCCATGAACCGATCCATATCTGTGCCAGACACTGGGTCCCTCTGGGACACACATACCTCAGCCTCACCACAAGCAG GCGGTGAAGCCAGTTTGTGGGATATTCCAATTAATTCTTCAACTCAGGGTCCGATCTTAGAACAACTTCAACTACAACATAAA cTGCAAGAGCGCCGAGGGGCCGAATTCAGGGCGAAGCGGGACGAGGACGAACGGAAGCGGCGCGAAGAAGAAGAGCTCTACCGGCGCAAACAG ctgccctcctcttcctcctggggCCAGCAGTCCGTCAACGCCTCTTCCGGTCAGAGCAGCTTCAGCCTGGCCGACCTACAGAAGCTGGGAGACGCTCGGGCCTGCCGGGAACTGCGGGAGGAG tGCCGCCACCAGGAGATCGTGCAGAAACTcctccagcagcagcagcagcagcagagcacGCAGCCCCTCTGGGGGGGCCTGGCCAAGCAGAGCCCCTCCCTGAAGGCCCTGCTGGAGTTGCAGCAGGAGAATGAGAGGCACCTGCAGAAGCCGGCCCAAACCCGGGCCCAGCAGCGAGCG CATGGCGGACATGGTCTGAGCAGCCTCTCCTCTCAGTGGGCTTCTGACGTGGGTTCGCTGTGGGGCGGTCACGAAAAAGCCAGCCCTCTCGGCCTGTGGGAGGAGAGCGTGAAGGGCCCCGGGCCTCTAGGCCGCAACCTGGGCTTGAGGAACAGCCGGAGCAGCCCCTCCCTAGG ggACGCCTACTCCGTCTCCAGCCGGCAGAGCCGGAAGAAAACGGACGAGGAGGAGAAGCTGCTGAAGCTGCTCCAGGGCATCCACAAGCCTCCCCAGGACGGCTTCACCCAGTGGTGCGAGCAGATGCTGCACGCCCTCACCACTTCCAGCAGCCTTGATG TGCCCACCGTGGTGGCTTTCCTGAAGGAGATGGAGTCGCCCTACGACGTCCACGACTGCATCCGCTCCTGCCTGGGAGACACCTTGGAAGCCAAAGAGTTTGCGAAACAGTTCCTCGAGCGCCGTGCCAAGCAGAGAGCCAATCAGCAGCGACAGTTGCAGCAGCAG GAGGCCTCGTGGCTCAGCTCCAGCAGCCTGCAGTCGCTCTTCCAGGCCAACCACAGCCCCAAACCGCCATCCTTTGAGAACAGCCAAGCCGTGAAGATCAAGAGGCGCCCCGTGATGCTGCACGCAGATCCCAGCATCCTGG GCTACGCTCTTCATGGCGCCCCCAGCGAGCTGGAAACGGTGGAGGACTACTga